In Xiphias gladius isolate SHS-SW01 ecotype Sanya breed wild chromosome 5, ASM1685928v1, whole genome shotgun sequence, the following are encoded in one genomic region:
- the LOC120790172 gene encoding collagen alpha-1(XXI) chain-like → MAYNLVDQLPRIQVTLDTAGQLSYRAMLFWLVWSAILLLTPLEAAEEDDDFRAGCSTAVNDLVYIVDGSWSVGFSDFDIAKQWLINITSQFDISSHYTQLAVVQYSDTPRLEIPLGRHQGGAEIIQAIQSITYLGGNTQTGRAIRFAVDHVFSSSQRASQVKNRIAVVVTDGKSQDDVVDASMEARAQGITVFAVGVGNEITTSELISIANKPSSTYVLYAEDYTTIDRIRDSMEQKLCEESVCPTRIPVASRDEKGFELMVGMNIQMKGRKIPGSLVSETAYALTASTDITENTREIFPEGLPPSYVFVATLRLKGPSSKLTFDLWRVQSKDKEIQAAVTLSGKDKTVSFTTTSLTEKEQRVILKAGFQLVSVKLFKKQDYTIAFEHSYKESTSPTLYDGKWHQLKLLVRPHQVTSFLDDQLIGEYMLKPVEPIYINGETQVAKRRGTDITVPVEIQKLRLYCDPHQSERETACEIYSVDDERCPLNRTATVEEEDCNCVVEPPGQCGLPGRMGFRGEKGRVGPPGPDGKPGKDGTPGEPGSPGLQGIKILPQEREGSQASQENQDPPEPRVFLVIEVNQDFRERLDQWESQDYQAPVDWSVHQDPRDRREILGWLVLLELKAPW, encoded by the exons atggcatACAACCTGGTAGACCAGCTACCCAGGAT TCAGGTCACACTGGACACAGCTGGACAGCTTTCGTACAGAGCCATGTTGTTTTGGTTAGTGTGGAGTGCAATATTGCTACTGACCCCGCTGGAGGCTGCAGAGGAAGACGATGATTTCCGGGCAG GCTGCAGCACAGCTGTAAATGACCTGGTGTATATTGTTGATGGCTCATGGAGTGTTGGGTTCTCTGATTTTGACATTGCCAAGCAGTGGCTTATCAACATCACCAGCCAGTTTGACATCAGTTCCCACTACACACAG TTGGCTGTGGTCCAGTACAGTGACACACCTCGTCTGGAGATTCCTCTGGGGAGACATCAGGGCGGAGCAGAGATCATCCAGGCCATACAGAGCATCACCTATCTGGGAGGAAACACACAG ACTGGAAGGGCCATCAGATTTGCTGTGGACCATGTCTTCTCCTCATCCCAGCGGGCCAGCCAAGTCAAGAACCGCATTGCTGTGGTGGTCACTGATGGCAAATCTCAGGATGATGTG GTGGATGCCAGTATGGAGGCACGAGCTCAGGGTATAACAGTATTCGCGGTTGGAGTTGGCAATGAGATCACCACCTCAGAGCTGATATCCATCGCCAATAAACCTTCATCAACCTATGTCCTGTATGCTGAAGATTACACCACCATTGACCGTATCCGAGATTCCATGGAGCAGAAGCTATGTGAAG AGTCTGTATGTCCAACCCGAATCCCGGTGGCATCTCGTGATGAGAAAGGCTTTGAGCTGATGGTGGGCATGAACATTCAGATGAAGGGGAGGAAGATCCCTGGCTCTCTGGTTTCCGAGACAGCATATGCCCTTACTGCCTCCACAGACATTACTGAGAATACCAG GGAGATTTTCCCAGAAGGCCTCCCTCCGTCCTATGTGTTTGTAGCCACTCTGCGCCTAAAGGGGCCTTCTAGcaagctgacctttgacctttggaGGGTGCAGTCAAAGGATAAGGAGATCCAGGCTGCAGTGACACTAAGTGGGAAAGACAAAACTGTCTCCTTCACCACCACCAGTTTAACAGAAAAGGAGCAAAGAGTCATCTTAAAAGCTGGCTTTCAG TTGGTCAGTGTAAAGTTGTTCAAGAAACAGGACTACACCATTGCCTTTGAACATAGCTACAAAGAATCTACGAGCCCG ACTTTGTATGATGGAAAATGGCATCAGCTCAAACTGCTCGTGAGGCCTCACCAGGTCACCAGCTTCCTTGACGATCAGCTGATCGGGGAATACATGTTGAAACCGGTGGAGCCCATTTACATCAATGGTGAGACACAGGTGGCTAAGAGGAGAGGAACAGACATCACTGTGCCT GTGGAGATTCAGAAGCTTCGTCTGTACTGTGATCCTCatcagagtgagagagaaacagcttGTGAGATCTACTCTGTG GATGATGAAAGG TGTCCTCTGAATCGAACAGCCACAGTGGAAGAGGAAGACTGCAACTGTGTAGTCGAACCACCAGGGCAGTGTGGCCTGCCAGGACGtatg GGATTCCGAGGGGAGAAAGGAAGGGTAGGACCACCAGGGCCTGATGGTAAACCT GGTAAAGACGGGACTCCTGGGGAACCTGGCTCTCCTGGATTACAAGGGATAAAG ATCCTGCCTCA ggagagagaggggagccAGGCTTCCCAGGAGAACCAGGATCCCCCGGAGCCAAG GGTCTTCCTGGTGATAGAGGTGAACCAGGACTTCAGGGAGAGGCTGGATCAGTG GGAGAGCCAGGACTACCAGGCGCCGGTGGACTGGTCGGTCCACCAGGACCCAAG GGACAGAAGGGAGATCCTGGGTTGGCTGGTGCTGCTGGAGCTCAAGGCGCCCTGGTAA